GCAATTATTGTTATACTTGTCTTTCTATTTGAATTATTCCTTCATGATATATCCGATGATGAGTAGATCATCTCCTACTGTTTCTACTTTGTCAATCTTGATATTGATTGCTTCAGCAAGAGTGTCAATACCTAACTCATCAAAGACCGAATTTTTCCCACCTAAAATCTTAGGAGAGATAAAGTAATATATCTTATCGACTAACCCGGCTCTCAGAAAAGAGCTGCAAAGTTTCTGTCCTGCTTCGATCATAAGGACCGGTAATTCCAATTTATTCAGTTCTTCTATAAGAGCTGGGAGAGAGAGGTATTCATAATTAACTGCCGGAAGTGACTTTACTTGCACTCCCTTTAAGGTAAGCATTTGCTCTGTATTATAATCAGTATGATCCTCACTTTTAAAAACAATGGTTGGGATTTCTTGTGCTGTGGTAACGATCTTTGATTCTAAAGGAATTCTTAACCGACTATCCAGGATAATCCTCAGTATCGGTTCTGATTTACCATCCAACCGTACATTCAAAAGTGGGTCGTCACTGAGTACAGTATCAATCCCTGTGATTATAGCTCCTGCTTCTCTGCGTAAAAGGTGGCTATATTCACGAGACTCGGTAGAACTTATCCACTTGGAATCACCAGCATCAGTTGCGATCTTTCCATCGAGTGAAACTGCATTTTTCATAAATATGAAAGGTCTCTTCTTTCGCCGGTATGTTAAGTAATATTCCAGTTGCTTCTCGATCTTCTGCTGCCAAAAGCCATCCTGAACTTCGATACCGGCAGCTCTTAATTTCTCAAAACCTTTTCCGCTTACTAAAGGATTGGGGTCAATTATGCCAGCATAAACTTTTTTTATTCCTGCTTTAATAATTGCGTCAGTACATGGTGGAGTTCTACCTTGATGACAACAGGGCTCTAAAGTAACATATAACTCTGCACCGGCAGTAGATTCTCGAGCATTAAGGATAGCTTCAATTTCAGCATGGTTCTTGCCACATTTTTGGGTAAAACCTGATCCGATTATGCGGTTATCCTTTACCAATAAAGCCCCAACAAAGGGATTGATCCCGCATTTACCCCGTCCCTGTTCTGCTAATTCATAAGCTTGCTGAAAGAACGATTCTTTGAATGACATTTTATCAGAAATCAGATTAAAAATCTAACTATTGCTATTTTTTATCACATATATATTGTTGGTAATTATCCAGCTTGCTCCGAAACGTTCTATCTGAAGCCGATAATACCCTGATGAAGTGATCGAGAATGATCCGTAGCTATTATTTTGCTGAGCTTGAACATAGCCATCTTTATAGAGCTTAACGGAACAGTTTTTTGGTAACATGTAAAAAAACTTCAGATTCTTTTGCCATTCAATTTCTTCTCCGAAACTTACACCATCGCCAGCATCATTAGCTATAGCTGCATAAAAATTGTATGGATTGCCTAATGTATAATTAACAACATAACTATTGCCATTCTTCAGGGCATTAAGAATGCTGTCATTACTCAGTTTAACATCTTCGCTAAGAAGAACATTAGTTCTAATTGTACGGAACAGGAATTTATGAGTTAAAATTCTAAATCGGAAAAAGAGTGCTTTGTAATTAGTACCGTGAGCGTCTGTACTACCAATAGCAGCGATTCTGAGACCTTTATTGTTTAGATTATCCCAAAGAATAAGGTTTTCCCGAAAAGGATTTCTAACAAACCAGTTAGGGAAAAGGAGAAGAAATATTCCATTACGTCGAGGATGTAGTTTGGAGAGCCAACTTGATGAATAATTCCAGATCTCCAATCCATCTACTTTTTCCAAAAGATCGATCTTTGCCCAAATATAAAGCGGATAGTCTTTACAAACTCGTTTCTCATATGGATGAGCGGCGAAGATCACTCCATCCTCATTCTTTATCAGATCAATATATTCTTCGGTAGATCTATTATTTTCATGGAATTTACTACCGAAAGTCAAGAGATGATGATACTCCTCAGAATCGTTTAGTTCAGCCCCTGCTAATAAGAAGGGTTCATAAGCCCTTTCTTCTTTGAACTTATGCAAAGATCGTTTGATTTCTTCTTCATCGGGTAAAGCATGATGATCATTAATAGTGAGATAATCAAGCCGGTTCTTTATTGCTGCCTGCAGGATAGTATCGAGAGTAACATCGCAGTCGTATGATGAGTTACTATGGTTATGGATTACTCCTGTCAATTCGGTATAGCGGCGATTAAGAATATTAACTGTACGCATTAACGGTTTCTACTTCAATACAACAAATTTCTGATATAAAGAGAATCTATGACCTTGGAAATCATGAAAATCTGCTTTTACAAAGTAGATACCACTACCAATATCTCTTCCGTTAGCTGCAATCCCGTCCCATTTCATCTCTGTTTTCGAATCTTGTACCTTGTCAGACAATTCTTTTACCAATTGACCCTTGATATTATAGATTTTAACATTTATCTCTTGGGTTGACTTTGTCCCTTCAAAGTGAAACATCAAAAGATCATTTTTTGTGAGAGGATTGGGGAATAAGCTCATTGTTGGTTGAACAATTTCGGAATAAAGATCATCATCTACCGAAACGACAAGCTCAAATTCATCCAGTCCCCACTTACCCAAATAATATATGTCTTTCTTTTGGCTATTCTGTAGCCAATAGACTACATCAAAGTGAGCAAAATTTTCGACA
This Candidatus Cloacimonadota bacterium DNA region includes the following protein-coding sequences:
- a CDS encoding CehA/McbA family metallohydrolase; this encodes MRTVNILNRRYTELTGVIHNHSNSSYDCDVTLDTILQAAIKNRLDYLTINDHHALPDEEEIKRSLHKFKEERAYEPFLLAGAELNDSEEYHHLLTFGSKFHENNRSTEEYIDLIKNEDGVIFAAHPYEKRVCKDYPLYIWAKIDLLEKVDGLEIWNYSSSWLSKLHPRRNGIFLLLFPNWFVRNPFRENLILWDNLNNKGLRIAAIGSTDAHGTNYKALFFRFRILTHKFLFRTIRTNVLLSEDVKLSNDSILNALKNGNSYVVNYTLGNPYNFYAAIANDAGDGVSFGEEIEWQKNLKFFYMLPKNCSVKLYKDGYVQAQQNNSYGSFSITSSGYYRLQIERFGASWIITNNIYVIKNSNS
- the ribD gene encoding bifunctional diaminohydroxyphosphoribosylaminopyrimidine deaminase/5-amino-6-(5-phosphoribosylamino)uracil reductase RibD, yielding MSFKESFFQQAYELAEQGRGKCGINPFVGALLVKDNRIIGSGFTQKCGKNHAEIEAILNARESTAGAELYVTLEPCCHQGRTPPCTDAIIKAGIKKVYAGIIDPNPLVSGKGFEKLRAAGIEVQDGFWQQKIEKQLEYYLTYRRKKRPFIFMKNAVSLDGKIATDAGDSKWISSTESREYSHLLRREAGAIITGIDTVLSDDPLLNVRLDGKSEPILRIILDSRLRIPLESKIVTTAQEIPTIVFKSEDHTDYNTEQMLTLKGVQVKSLPAVNYEYLSLPALIEELNKLELPVLMIEAGQKLCSSFLRAGLVDKIYYFISPKILGGKNSVFDELGIDTLAEAINIKIDKVETVGDDLLIIGYIMKE